Proteins from a genomic interval of Salinivibrio kushneri:
- the folB gene encoding dihydroneopterin aldolase has protein sequence MDSVFIEQLDVYTTIGVYDWEQTIQQKLVFDIEMAHDNQPAAQQDDVALALDYASISEAVIAHVQASRCALIERVAEEVAQLIQTQFGVSWIRVRVAKPGAVAQARNVGVVIERGTR, from the coding sequence ATGGATTCCGTATTCATAGAGCAACTCGACGTGTACACCACTATCGGTGTCTACGATTGGGAACAAACCATCCAGCAAAAGTTGGTGTTCGATATTGAAATGGCGCACGATAATCAACCCGCCGCCCAGCAGGATGACGTGGCGCTAGCGCTTGATTATGCCAGTATCAGTGAGGCGGTTATCGCCCATGTACAGGCCAGCCGCTGTGCGTTGATCGAACGCGTGGCGGAAGAGGTTGCTCAATTAATTCAAACCCAGTTTGGCGTCAGCTGGATTAGAGTGCGGGTGGCCAAGCCAGGCGCAGTCGCTCAGGCTC
- a CDS encoding GatB/YqeY domain-containing protein yields the protein MELLERLKDAQKTAMKQKDKARLGTLRLVMAAIKQQEVDTRQSLSDEAILAVLTKNVKQRRDSVAQYQAAGRDDLAETELAEIAVIEEFLPQPLSDDEVDALVKAAVEKAGASSMQDMGKVMGVLKPQVQGCADMGKVSQRVKAHLG from the coding sequence ATGGAATTGCTTGAACGTCTAAAAGACGCCCAAAAAACGGCGATGAAACAAAAAGACAAGGCGCGTCTCGGGACGCTTCGCCTTGTGATGGCAGCGATTAAACAGCAAGAAGTGGATACCCGTCAGTCGCTAAGCGACGAAGCTATCCTGGCTGTGCTGACCAAAAATGTGAAGCAGCGCCGTGATTCCGTAGCCCAGTACCAAGCAGCCGGTCGTGATGATCTTGCCGAGACAGAGCTTGCCGAGATTGCGGTGATAGAAGAATTTCTACCCCAACCGTTAAGCGATGACGAGGTCGATGCATTGGTGAAAGCAGCGGTTGAGAAAGCCGGTGCATCGTCAATGCAAGACATGGGCAAAGTAATGGGGGTGTTAAAACCCCAAGTTCAAGGCTGTGCTGATATGGGAAAAGTAAGCCAGCGTGTTAAAGCACACCTAGGCTAG
- a CDS encoding HPr family phosphocarrier protein, translating into MTSISAQVCIRNRLGLHARAAIKLVELMQDYDADVILQSADKSATADSVMAMLMLESAQGETITVSATGPQASPALDAVKALFEAGFDEDS; encoded by the coding sequence GTGACCTCGATATCGGCTCAAGTGTGTATTCGTAACCGCTTAGGTTTGCATGCGCGCGCGGCGATCAAATTAGTGGAACTGATGCAAGATTATGATGCTGATGTGATACTGCAAAGCGCGGATAAATCCGCGACGGCTGACAGTGTGATGGCGATGCTGATGCTGGAATCGGCGCAAGGTGAAACCATTACCGTTTCAGCCACTGGCCCACAAGCATCGCCTGCTCTCGATGCCGTGAAAGCATTATTTGAAGCCGGCTTCGACGAAGACAGCTAA
- the rpsU gene encoding 30S ribosomal protein S21, with protein sequence MPVVKVRENEPFDVALRRFKRSCEKAGILSEVRRRENYEKPTTVRKRAKAAAQKRHLKKLARENQRRVRLY encoded by the coding sequence ATGCCAGTAGTTAAAGTACGTGAAAACGAACCATTTGACGTAGCACTGCGTCGCTTTAAGCGCTCTTGTGAGAAAGCCGGTATTCTTTCTGAAGTTCGTCGTCGTGAGAACTATGAAAAGCCAACGACCGTTCGCAAACGCGCTAAAGCTGCCGCTCAGAAGCGTCACCTGAAGAAGTTGGCCCGCGAAAACCAACGCCGCGTACGTCTGTACTAA
- a CDS encoding RNA polymerase factor sigma-54, producing MKPTLQLKLGQQLAMTPQLQQAIRLLQLSTLDLQQEIQEALESNPLLEHDEGQEQEATQHEPSHDKDADAQETATASADTMETSDAFEKNEMPDDLPVDTTWDHLYSAGTGNTGAGASGYDDQPVYQGETTQTLYDYLKWQLELTPFSENDQVIAMAIIDAVDDQGYLSVSTEEILDSLGSEEIELDEVEAVLKRVQHFDPLGVASRTLQECLMLQLATYDADTPWLDDARKVLTEHMDLLANRDYRQLMRETRLKEPELKSVMQLIHSLEPRPGNLIVTNEAEYVVPDVSVFKHQGQWVVQINPDSVPKLKVNEQYAAYGRNGCSPSDSQFIRSHLQEAKWLIKSLESRNDTLLKVARCIVEHQHDFFEYGEEAMKPMVLNDIALDVDMHESTISRVTTQKFMHTPRGIFELKYFFSSHVSTDNGGECSSTAIRALIKKLVADEPANKPLSDSKIATLLAEQGIKVARRTIAKYRESLGIAPSNQRKRLL from the coding sequence ATGAAACCCACGCTTCAGCTTAAGCTTGGACAACAACTCGCAATGACACCGCAGTTGCAACAGGCGATCCGTCTGTTGCAACTGTCGACGCTGGACTTGCAACAGGAAATCCAAGAAGCGTTGGAAAGTAACCCGCTGTTGGAGCATGACGAGGGCCAAGAGCAAGAGGCCACTCAGCACGAGCCATCCCATGATAAAGACGCGGACGCACAAGAAACTGCAACCGCCAGCGCCGACACCATGGAAACCTCTGACGCGTTTGAAAAGAACGAAATGCCAGACGATCTCCCGGTCGATACTACCTGGGATCATCTCTACTCGGCTGGCACGGGCAACACGGGCGCAGGTGCCAGCGGATACGACGACCAACCGGTTTATCAAGGCGAAACCACCCAAACGCTATACGACTACTTAAAATGGCAGCTCGAGCTGACGCCTTTTTCGGAAAACGATCAGGTGATTGCGATGGCGATCATTGATGCGGTGGACGATCAAGGTTACCTGTCAGTGAGTACCGAAGAGATCCTCGATAGCTTAGGCAGCGAAGAGATTGAACTTGACGAAGTCGAAGCGGTGCTCAAACGCGTGCAGCATTTTGATCCCCTAGGCGTTGCCTCTCGCACACTGCAAGAGTGCTTGATGCTGCAACTGGCAACCTACGACGCCGATACCCCTTGGCTGGATGACGCGCGGAAGGTGCTCACCGAACACATGGACTTGCTCGCCAACCGTGATTATCGCCAGTTGATGCGTGAAACCCGGCTAAAAGAGCCTGAGCTTAAATCCGTGATGCAATTGATTCATAGCCTCGAGCCACGCCCAGGTAACTTGATTGTGACCAACGAGGCCGAATACGTCGTCCCTGATGTCTCCGTGTTTAAGCATCAAGGTCAGTGGGTGGTTCAAATCAACCCAGATAGTGTGCCCAAACTAAAAGTGAATGAGCAATACGCCGCCTATGGCCGTAATGGGTGTAGCCCTTCTGATAGCCAGTTTATTCGCTCACACCTGCAAGAAGCCAAGTGGCTGATCAAAAGCCTCGAGAGCCGCAATGACACCTTGCTGAAGGTAGCACGCTGTATTGTCGAACATCAGCATGACTTCTTTGAGTATGGGGAAGAGGCCATGAAGCCGATGGTGCTTAACGACATCGCCTTGGATGTCGATATGCATGAATCAACCATCTCCCGTGTGACCACCCAAAAGTTCATGCATACGCCACGCGGTATTTTCGAGCTGAAGTACTTTTTCTCTAGTCACGTCAGTACCGACAATGGCGGCGAGTGCTCATCCACAGCAATTCGCGCACTGATCAAAAAATTGGTCGCTGACGAGCCGGCTAATAAGCCGCTTAGCGACAGTAAGATTGCCACATTGCTGGCCGAGCAAGGCATTAAAGTTGCACGACGGACCATTGCTAAGTACCGAGAATCTCTAGGTATTGCACCGTCAAACCAGCGTAAGCGTCTACTATAG
- the tsaD gene encoding tRNA (adenosine(37)-N6)-threonylcarbamoyltransferase complex transferase subunit TsaD: MRILGIETSCDETGVAIYDDQAGLLSHKLYSQVKLHADYGGVVPELASRDHVKKTLPLIKAAMAEANLTPAQIDGIAYTAGPGLVGALLVGSTIGRSLAYAWQVPAVGVHHMEGHLLAPMLEDNPPPFPFIALLVSGGHTQLVEVKGIGQYRILGESIDDAAGEAFDKTAKLMNLDYPGGPLLSKLAENGTHGRFTFPRPMTDRPGLDFSFSGLKTFAANTIAANETDEQTRADIAYAFQDAVVDTLAIKCKRALDQCGLNRLVVAGGVSANRHLREKLEALTQKRGGDVFYPRPEFCTDNGAMIAYAGMQRLKNGEHLGLGVKAQPRWPLDTLAAVETDA; the protein is encoded by the coding sequence ATGCGCATTCTAGGCATAGAGACATCTTGTGACGAAACCGGCGTCGCCATCTACGACGACCAAGCGGGCCTTCTGTCACATAAACTTTACAGCCAAGTCAAGCTTCACGCTGATTATGGTGGCGTGGTGCCTGAACTTGCCTCGCGCGATCATGTTAAAAAAACCTTGCCGCTGATTAAAGCGGCCATGGCGGAGGCAAACCTCACCCCAGCTCAGATTGATGGAATTGCTTATACCGCGGGCCCCGGCCTAGTCGGTGCCTTGCTGGTTGGCTCAACCATTGGACGCAGTCTGGCCTATGCATGGCAAGTCCCCGCGGTGGGCGTTCACCATATGGAAGGTCACCTTCTCGCCCCGATGCTAGAAGATAACCCGCCGCCTTTTCCATTTATTGCTCTATTGGTCTCGGGCGGCCATACACAGCTGGTCGAAGTGAAAGGCATTGGTCAATATCGCATTCTTGGTGAGTCAATTGACGACGCCGCCGGTGAGGCGTTTGATAAAACGGCTAAACTGATGAATCTCGATTATCCCGGTGGCCCCTTGCTGTCGAAATTGGCAGAAAACGGCACCCACGGCCGTTTTACTTTTCCACGCCCGATGACCGATCGCCCCGGGTTAGACTTTAGCTTCTCCGGCTTAAAAACCTTTGCCGCCAATACCATCGCCGCTAATGAGACGGACGAACAAACGCGCGCCGATATTGCTTATGCGTTTCAAGATGCCGTGGTCGATACCTTAGCTATCAAGTGTAAGCGAGCGCTCGATCAGTGCGGTCTGAATCGCTTAGTGGTCGCGGGCGGCGTGAGTGCCAACCGTCATTTACGGGAAAAGCTGGAGGCGCTGACGCAAAAGCGCGGCGGCGATGTGTTCTATCCTCGTCCTGAGTTTTGTACCGATAATGGCGCAATGATCGCTTACGCGGGCATGCAGCGGCTTAAAAACGGCGAGCATCTGGGTCTCGGTGTAAAAGCCCAGCCACGTTGGCCACTCGACACGCTTGCCGCGGTCGAAACCGACGCATAG
- the dnaG gene encoding DNA primase yields the protein MAGRIPRAFIDDLLSRLDIVEIIDARVKLKKKGKNYSACCPFHNEKTPSFSVSQDKQFYHCFGCGVHGNAIDFVMEFERLEFPDAIEELASTLGLEVPREQTGGGNTRPSMPSDDKRQIYEMMEAIARTYSGELRTDAGQVAIDYLKQRGLSGEVVKQFGIGFVPDKWDTIKRRFGRNQADIRQLLTAGMLIENDNGHSYDRFRGRVMFPIRDRRGRVIGFGGRVLGDGTPKYLNSPETPIFHKGRELYGLYEVMQRYRHPERILVVEGYMDVVALAQFGVDYAVASLGTSTTGEHIQTLFRQTGTILCCYDGDRAGRDAAWRAMEQALPYIHDGRQLKFMFLPDGDDPDSIIRQEGKEGFEQRLGEAQSLSTFMFTTLLKQVDTSSQEGKAKLANLAVPLIEKVPGDTLRLYLRNTLGQKLGIMDDHQLDTLIRRQGQPVKVHGQQDIKRTPMREVIALLVQYPKLGQEVPPLPSADTIDLPGLALLNPILEICRQRPHITTGQLLEHWRGTKQEALLARLAGWDLHVDDENASELFCDSLDKILAQCVEQQIAKLQAKSNTVGLSVEEKRELMLLIQSQSV from the coding sequence ATGGCAGGCAGAATCCCGCGCGCATTCATTGATGACTTGCTTTCACGTCTCGACATCGTTGAGATCATTGATGCACGGGTCAAGCTCAAGAAAAAAGGCAAAAACTACAGTGCCTGTTGCCCTTTCCATAACGAAAAGACGCCTTCATTCAGTGTAAGCCAAGACAAGCAGTTTTATCACTGCTTCGGATGTGGTGTGCACGGCAATGCTATCGACTTTGTGATGGAATTCGAGCGACTGGAGTTTCCTGATGCCATCGAAGAGCTCGCCAGCACCTTAGGCTTAGAGGTACCTCGTGAGCAAACCGGGGGCGGCAACACGCGTCCGAGTATGCCCAGTGATGACAAGCGTCAGATCTACGAGATGATGGAAGCCATTGCGCGTACCTACAGTGGCGAACTACGCACTGATGCGGGGCAAGTGGCCATTGATTACCTCAAACAGCGTGGTCTATCCGGCGAAGTAGTTAAGCAATTTGGTATTGGCTTTGTCCCGGATAAATGGGACACCATTAAGCGCCGCTTTGGTCGCAATCAAGCTGATATTCGTCAGTTGCTCACCGCTGGCATGTTGATTGAGAACGATAACGGCCATAGCTACGACAGGTTCCGTGGCCGCGTGATGTTCCCAATCCGTGATCGCCGTGGGCGAGTAATCGGTTTTGGTGGCCGTGTATTAGGGGATGGCACCCCCAAATACCTTAACTCGCCAGAAACGCCGATTTTCCATAAAGGGCGTGAGCTATACGGCTTGTATGAGGTGATGCAACGCTATCGCCATCCCGAGCGTATACTCGTGGTAGAAGGGTACATGGACGTGGTCGCGTTGGCGCAATTTGGCGTGGATTATGCGGTGGCCTCCTTGGGCACCTCGACCACGGGCGAGCATATTCAAACCCTTTTCCGGCAAACCGGTACTATACTGTGTTGCTACGACGGCGATAGAGCAGGACGCGATGCCGCTTGGCGGGCGATGGAGCAAGCGCTGCCTTATATCCACGATGGCCGCCAGTTAAAATTTATGTTTTTGCCTGACGGTGACGACCCGGACTCTATCATCCGCCAAGAAGGCAAAGAAGGGTTTGAGCAGCGTCTGGGCGAGGCGCAGAGTTTATCGACCTTTATGTTTACCACCTTGCTCAAGCAGGTGGATACCAGTAGCCAAGAGGGGAAAGCCAAGCTGGCGAATTTGGCGGTGCCGCTGATTGAAAAGGTGCCGGGTGATACCTTGCGGCTTTACTTGCGTAATACCCTAGGACAGAAGCTGGGGATTATGGATGATCATCAGCTTGATACCCTGATTCGTCGTCAGGGTCAGCCGGTGAAAGTGCATGGTCAACAGGACATTAAGCGCACGCCGATGCGTGAGGTGATTGCGCTGTTAGTGCAGTACCCCAAACTCGGCCAAGAAGTGCCGCCGTTGCCATCGGCCGATACCATTGATTTACCCGGGTTAGCGTTGTTAAACCCCATCCTTGAGATTTGCCGACAGCGCCCCCATATCACTACCGGTCAGTTGCTAGAGCACTGGCGGGGAACCAAGCAAGAAGCCTTGCTAGCCCGGTTGGCTGGCTGGGATCTACATGTTGACGATGAAAATGCGTCAGAACTTTTTTGCGATTCACTGGATAAAATACTCGCCCAGTGTGTCGAACAACAAATAGCCAAGTTGCAAGCGAAGTCAAATACCGTCGGCTTATCAGTCGAAGAGAAGCGGGAACTGATGCTACTGATACAGAGCCAGTCCGTTTAG
- the hpf gene encoding ribosome hibernation promoting factor, protein MQINLTGQSVDVTPPLREYVETKFAKLERFFEHINNVHVVLNVQKLDQIAEATLHVNNGEIHAKAQSHDMYAAIDGLTDKLVKQLSKHKEKLKQH, encoded by the coding sequence ATGCAAATCAATCTGACCGGACAGTCTGTCGACGTCACGCCACCACTACGCGAGTATGTGGAGACCAAGTTTGCTAAACTCGAGCGCTTTTTCGAGCACATTAATAATGTCCATGTTGTACTGAATGTCCAAAAGCTCGACCAGATTGCAGAAGCAACGCTCCACGTCAACAACGGGGAGATCCATGCAAAAGCACAATCGCATGATATGTATGCGGCCATCGATGGGCTGACCGATAAGCTGGTCAAGCAACTGAGTAAACACAAAGAAAAGCTCAAACAGCACTAA
- the ptsN gene encoding PTS IIA-like nitrogen regulatory protein PtsN yields the protein MELKEVLSVDCTRSAVHCSSKKRALEIISQVAADKLGTNAQTLFECMLSREKLGTTGIGAGIAIPHGRTLDSQHAVGVLLQCAQPIEFDAVDKRPVDLLFALLVPDEQCKVHLQTLSAIAEKLNDKKLCRQLRNANSDQELYNIITQ from the coding sequence ATGGAACTGAAAGAAGTACTGTCAGTGGACTGCACCCGCAGTGCCGTCCACTGCTCTAGCAAGAAACGCGCACTGGAAATTATCAGCCAGGTTGCTGCGGACAAGCTAGGCACCAACGCACAAACCTTGTTTGAATGCATGCTAAGTCGCGAAAAGCTGGGGACGACCGGCATAGGAGCGGGGATTGCCATTCCCCATGGTCGCACACTCGATAGCCAACATGCCGTGGGGGTGCTGCTACAATGCGCCCAGCCCATTGAGTTTGATGCGGTGGACAAACGGCCTGTCGATCTGCTGTTCGCGCTACTGGTGCCCGACGAGCAGTGCAAGGTACACCTGCAAACCCTGTCCGCGATTGCCGAGAAGTTGAATGACAAAAAGCTGTGTCGTCAACTGCGCAATGCTAATTCAGACCAAGAGCTGTACAATATCATTACCCAATAA
- the rapZ gene encoding RNase adapter RapZ, whose amino-acid sequence MMLKIVSGRSGSGKSVALRVLEDLGYYCVDNLPVNLLRDFVVSQDDVDAKIAVSLDIRNFPNAKEPVADTLAALRDICDVTVYYLDADDKDLIKRFSETRRLHPLSRQNLSLEQAILAERQQMAPIKEHADRVINTTGLSIHDLSESVRSLVLGRTSSDLVMVFESFGFKHGLPADADYVFDVRFLPNPHWEPALRPHTGLEKPVRMFLAAQPDVAMLVAQIKGFLESWLPALKNNNRSYVTVAIGCTGGKHRSVYVAQYLSDYFQELGEQVQTRHRTLEQKQ is encoded by the coding sequence ATGATGCTAAAAATTGTTAGTGGCCGTTCCGGCTCAGGAAAGTCAGTGGCATTGCGGGTGCTGGAAGATCTTGGCTATTACTGCGTTGATAACCTGCCCGTCAACTTACTGCGTGACTTTGTGGTCTCTCAAGACGATGTGGACGCCAAGATTGCGGTCAGTCTCGATATTCGCAATTTCCCTAACGCTAAAGAACCGGTTGCCGACACCTTGGCGGCGCTGCGCGACATCTGCGATGTTACTGTGTACTATTTAGACGCCGACGATAAAGATCTGATTAAACGCTTCAGTGAAACGCGTCGGTTGCATCCACTGTCTCGCCAAAACCTTTCTTTAGAGCAAGCCATTTTGGCCGAGCGTCAGCAGATGGCGCCAATTAAAGAGCACGCGGATCGGGTGATTAACACCACGGGCTTGTCGATTCACGACTTAAGTGAGTCCGTACGTTCATTGGTGCTAGGTCGCACCAGTAGTGATTTGGTGATGGTGTTTGAATCTTTTGGCTTTAAACATGGCTTGCCTGCCGATGCCGATTATGTGTTTGATGTTCGCTTTCTCCCCAATCCACACTGGGAGCCCGCGCTCCGCCCTCATACTGGCTTGGAAAAACCGGTGCGTATGTTTCTTGCCGCCCAGCCTGACGTGGCAATGTTAGTGGCGCAGATTAAAGGGTTTCTCGAGTCTTGGTTACCTGCGCTTAAAAATAACAACCGTAGTTATGTCACCGTGGCGATTGGCTGTACTGGGGGCAAACACCGCTCGGTGTATGTCGCGCAATACTTATCGGATTATTTTCAGGAGCTGGGCGAGCAAGTGCAAACACGTCACCGTACCTTGGAGCAAAAACAGTGA
- the rpoD gene encoding RNA polymerase sigma factor RpoD translates to MDQNPQSQLKLLVAKGKEQGYLTYAEVNDHLPEDIVDSDQIEDIIQMINDMGIQVVESAPDADELMMSETVADEDAAEEAAAALSSVESEIGRTTDPVRMYMREMGTVELLTREGEIDIAKRIEDGINQVQCSVAEYPASIASLLDQFDKVEAEELRLTDIISGFIDPDQDDVAPTATHIGSELSEKELDDEDDEDEEKDDTDEDDESDEDVGIDPELAREKFSELRRTYAAMETAIQQYGRYDERTKASIDALSETFKQFRLIPKQFDRLVNDMRQTMDKVRTQERLVMRLCVDQAKMPKKTFVQLFAGNESSDAWIDEALNSGKPYAERVARYEEDLRRCVQKLKIIEEETGLSVERIKDISRRMSIGEAKARRAKKEMVEANLRLVISIAKKYTNRGLQFLDLIQEGNIGLMKAVDKFEYRRGYKFSTYATWWIRQAITRSIADQARTIRIPVHMIETINKLNRISRQMLQEMGREPLPEELAERMLMPEDKIRKVLKIAKEPISMETPIGDDEDSHLGDFIEDTTLELPMDSATSNNLKMATNDVLAGLTPREAKVLRMRFGIEMNTDHTLEEVGKQFDVTRERIRQIEAKALRKLRHPSRSETLRSFLDE, encoded by the coding sequence ATGGATCAAAATCCGCAGTCACAGCTGAAGTTGCTTGTCGCAAAAGGCAAGGAGCAAGGCTATCTGACCTATGCCGAAGTTAATGACCACCTCCCGGAAGACATTGTCGATTCCGACCAAATAGAAGACATCATTCAGATGATTAACGACATGGGCATTCAAGTGGTGGAATCCGCCCCTGATGCCGATGAGCTAATGATGTCAGAAACCGTGGCCGACGAAGACGCAGCCGAAGAAGCGGCGGCGGCACTTTCTAGCGTGGAGAGTGAAATCGGTCGCACCACGGATCCTGTTCGCATGTATATGCGAGAAATGGGCACGGTTGAGCTGTTGACCCGTGAGGGTGAGATCGATATCGCCAAGCGTATCGAAGACGGCATCAACCAGGTGCAGTGTTCGGTGGCAGAATATCCGGCCTCGATTGCCTCACTGCTTGATCAGTTCGATAAAGTGGAAGCGGAAGAGCTTCGCTTAACCGACATTATTTCTGGTTTTATCGATCCAGACCAGGATGACGTCGCGCCCACGGCGACCCATATCGGCTCCGAGCTCAGCGAAAAAGAGCTTGATGACGAAGATGATGAAGACGAAGAAAAAGACGATACCGACGAAGACGATGAGAGTGATGAAGATGTTGGTATCGATCCTGAACTGGCGCGTGAGAAGTTCAGCGAGCTTCGTCGTACCTATGCGGCGATGGAAACCGCGATCCAACAGTACGGTCGTTATGATGAGCGTACTAAAGCGTCGATCGATGCGCTGTCTGAAACGTTTAAGCAGTTCCGTCTGATCCCCAAGCAGTTTGATCGTCTGGTTAATGACATGCGTCAAACCATGGACAAGGTGCGCACCCAAGAGCGTTTGGTGATGCGTCTTTGTGTCGACCAGGCCAAAATGCCGAAGAAAACCTTCGTGCAACTGTTTGCGGGCAATGAGTCATCGGATGCATGGATTGACGAAGCGCTGAACTCTGGCAAGCCTTACGCAGAGCGTGTGGCGCGTTACGAAGAAGATCTTCGCCGCTGTGTGCAGAAGCTGAAGATTATCGAAGAAGAGACGGGCTTGTCGGTCGAGCGGATCAAAGACATCAGCCGTCGCATGTCTATCGGTGAAGCGAAAGCACGCCGTGCGAAAAAAGAAATGGTTGAGGCCAACCTACGTCTGGTTATTTCGATTGCTAAGAAATACACCAACCGTGGCCTACAGTTCTTGGACCTTATCCAGGAAGGTAACATTGGCTTGATGAAAGCGGTCGATAAGTTTGAATATCGCCGTGGCTATAAGTTCTCAACCTATGCGACTTGGTGGATCCGTCAGGCAATCACGCGCTCGATTGCTGACCAAGCGCGAACCATCCGTATTCCGGTGCACATGATTGAGACCATCAACAAGCTCAATCGCATTTCGCGTCAGATGCTTCAGGAAATGGGCCGAGAGCCGTTGCCTGAAGAGCTGGCTGAACGGATGTTGATGCCGGAAGACAAAATTCGCAAGGTATTGAAGATCGCTAAAGAGCCGATCTCGATGGAAACCCCAATTGGTGATGACGAAGATTCACACTTGGGTGACTTTATCGAGGACACGACCTTGGAGCTACCGATGGATTCGGCGACGTCGAACAATCTTAAGATGGCGACCAATGATGTGCTGGCCGGTCTGACACCGCGTGAAGCGAAAGTCCTGCGTATGCGCTTTGGTATTGAAATGAATACCGACCATACCCTGGAAGAAGTGGGTAAGCAGTTTGATGTGACCCGTGAACGTATTCGCCAGATTGAGGCGAAAGCGCTGCGTAAGTTACGTCACCCAAGCCGCTCTGAGACATTGCGTAGTTTCTTGGACGAGTAA
- the plsY gene encoding glycerol-3-phosphate 1-O-acyltransferase PlsY yields the protein MTALAIAIIIAAYLLGSVSSAVLVCRAFGLPDPRDQGSKNPGATNVYRLGGRFAAAWVLLCDMLKGMIPVWLSYLIGINPFLLGLIAIAACLGHIYPVFFHFRGGKGVATALGAMAPIGLSLTGLLVVTWGLVLVLTGYSSLSAIVTAIVAPLFTWWIKPQFTMPVAMLSCLILFRHYDNIRRLLDGDEKPVLLGWWRR from the coding sequence ATGACTGCACTGGCCATTGCCATCATCATCGCTGCCTACTTACTTGGCTCTGTGTCCAGTGCCGTGTTGGTTTGTCGCGCGTTTGGCTTGCCAGACCCAAGAGATCAAGGGTCGAAAAACCCAGGGGCGACGAACGTTTATCGTCTCGGTGGGCGCTTTGCTGCGGCCTGGGTGCTGCTGTGTGATATGCTAAAAGGGATGATCCCCGTTTGGCTAAGCTACCTGATTGGCATTAATCCATTTCTACTGGGCCTTATCGCCATTGCGGCCTGTCTAGGACATATTTACCCGGTCTTTTTCCATTTCCGTGGCGGCAAAGGGGTGGCGACCGCACTGGGCGCCATGGCCCCGATTGGTTTGAGCTTAACTGGCCTGCTGGTGGTGACCTGGGGGTTGGTGCTTGTGTTGACGGGCTACTCGTCACTCAGTGCGATTGTGACAGCGATCGTCGCCCCGCTATTTACCTGGTGGATAAAGCCGCAATTTACCATGCCCGTTGCCATGCTTTCGTGTTTGATTTTGTTTCGTCACTACGACAATATCCGGCGCTTGCTGGATGGTGATGAAAAACCTGTGCTTCTTGGTTGGTGGCGACGTTAG